One segment of Theobroma cacao cultivar B97-61/B2 chromosome 9, Criollo_cocoa_genome_V2, whole genome shotgun sequence DNA contains the following:
- the LOC108663185 gene encoding pentatricopeptide repeat-containing protein At1g77170: protein MNSLRFQLLVPRTPTPKHLTTVSHLNHNLASTPLSSISETYSSFPYPNAEDPAKTLPNLLSNCTNVLQLDQVYAHITRTRVLELYPAAFHWNNIIRSYTRLNAPIKALYVYIAMSKAGLLPDCYTLPIILKATCQCFALNVGRQLHSIAIKIGLELNQYCESGFINVYSKAGEFENARKVFDENPNRKLGSWNAIIGGFSQSGRAKEAIDMFLELKKCGFLPDDVTMVSVTSSCGSLGDLELALQLHKCVFQAKSSGKSDILMMNSVIDMYGKCGQMDLAYLVFSRMEEKNVSSWTSMIVGYAMHGHVEKALDCFLCMREVGVRPNHVTFVGVLSACVHGGKVEKGKFYFDMMKNGYGIRPTLQHYGCMVDLLGRAGLLEEARKMVEEMPMKANVVIWGCLMGACEKFGNVETGEWVAKHLQELEPWNDGVYVVLSNIYASNGLWEEVEKVRGIMKQRKLAKTPGYSLATSLD from the coding sequence ATGAACTCATTGCGCTTCCAACTTCTGGTTCCTAGAACGCCGACTCCCAAACACCTGACCACTGTTTCCCATCTCAATCACAATCTCGCCTCGACTCCCCTATCTTCCATTTCTGAAACTTACTCATCATTTCCATATCCAAACGCAGAAGACCCAGCCAAAACCTTGCCCAATCTATTGTCAAACTGCACCAACGTACTCCAACTGGATCAAGTTTATGCCCACATCACGAGAACGCGCGTTCTCGAACTGTACCCGGCGGCGTTTCATTGGAACAACATTATCCGATCCTACACCAGACTAAATGCTCCCATTAAAGCTCTTTACGTTTACATTGCTATGTCTAAAGCTGGGCTTCTCCCCGATTGTTACACTCTCCCCATTATCTTAAAGGCCACGTGTCAATGCTTCGCTCTTAACGTCGGCCGCCAGCTTCACTCCATCGCTATAAAGATTGGCCTAGAGCTAAATCAGTATTGTGAGAGCGGTTTTATCAACGTTTATTCAAAGGCGGGAGAATTTGAGAATGCGAGGAAAGTGTTCGATGAAAATCCGAATAGGAAATTGGGTTCTTGGAATGCTATCATAGGAGGGTTTTCCCAAAGTGGGCGTGCTAAAGAAGCGATAGATATGTTTTTGGAGCTTAAAAAATGTGGGTTTCTGCCTGATGATGTGACTATGGTTAGTGTGACATCGTCCTGCGGTAGTTTAGGCGATTTGGAGTTGGCTCTTCAGTTACATAAGTGTGTTTTTCAAGCCAAAAGTTCGGGAAAATCGGAcattttgatgatgaattcGGTCATTGATATGTATGGGAAGTGTGGTCAGATGGATTTAGCATATTTAGTTTTTTCAAGGATGGAGGAAAAGAATGTTTCTTCTTGGACGTCCATGATTGTTGGCTATGCAATGCATGGTCATGTTGAGAAAGCGCTTGATTGTTTTCTTTGCATGAGAGAGGTTGGGGTGAGGCCTAACCATGTAACCTTCGTTGGGGTGTTGAGCGCTTGCGTGCACGGTGGGAAGGtggagaaagggaaattttacTTTGATATGATGAAGAATGGTTATGGGATAAGGCCAACCTTGCAGCATTATGGCTGCATGGTTGATTTGCTTGGTCGAGCCGGGTTGCTCGAGGAAGCCAGGAAGATGGTGGAGGAGATGCCAATGAAGGCAAATGTGGTGATATGGGGGTGTTTGATGGGTGCCTGTGAGAAATTTGGGAATGTTGAGACGGGAGAGTGGGTGGCTAAGCATTTGCAAGAATTGGAACCTTGGAATGATGGGGTTTATGTTGTACTGTCTAATATTTATGCTAGCAATGGTCTGTGGGAAGAGGTTGAGAAGGTTAGAGGGATCATGAAGCAGAGGAAACTTGCCAAGACTCCTGGTTACAGCTTGGCAACAAGTTTAGATTGA
- the LOC18588529 gene encoding cell division cycle protein 27 homolog B, whose product MEAILTDCVQNSLRHFMFRNAIFLCERLCAEFPSEANLQLLAACYLQNNQAYSAYHILKGTQTAQSRYLFAVSCFQMDLLNEAETALCPANEPGGEIPNGAAGHYLLGLIYRYTDRRKSAIHHFRLALSIDPLLWAAYEELCVLGAAEEATVVFGEAAALCIQKQYLHHGVTSPNLHTSNEDYNLVSSRNFGSEDVSPRQLKHAQGNNLRDIPGNYHGTAGLSGAASQPQNGGPSNMPFYNTPSPMASQLSGVAPPPLCRNVQPNGPNLNTVNTDGSPRSVVNSTIQAPRRKFVDEGKLRKISGRLFSDSGPRRSTRLAGDAGVNTNANTTAVAGNGTNSSSKYLGSSKFGSVALRSVTVRKGQSWANENIEEGIKNEAFDDSRANMTSSSFPSGDVKSLDQDGATVPIGGVVISSSKIISGASEVLGLLRTLGEGYRLSCLYRCQDALDTYLKLPHKHYNTSWVLSQVGKAHFELVDYLEADRTFSLARRMSPYSLEGMDIYSTVLYHLKEDMKLSYLAQELISTDRLAPQSWCAMGNCYSLQKDHETALKNFQRAVQLNSRFAYAHTLCGHEYVALEDFENGIKSYQNALRIDSRHYNSWYGLGMIFLRQEKFEFSEHHFGMAFHINPRSSVIMSYLGTAMHALKRSEDAIKIMDRAILADRKNPLPMYQKANILMSLEKFDDALKVLEALKEYAPRESSVYALMGKIYKRRNMHEKAMLHFGIALDLKPSAADVATIKAAIEKLHVPDELEDNL is encoded by the exons ATGGAAGCGATACTCACAGACTGTGTTCAAAACAGTCTCCGCCATTTCATGTTCAGAAACGCCATTTTCCTTTGCGAACGCCTCTGTGCTGAGTTCCCTTCCGAG GCGAATTTGCAGTTGTTAGCTGCTTGCTACTTGCAGAACAATCAAGCTTACTCTGCCTATCATATTCTAAAGG gAACACAAACGGCTCAATCCCGCTACTTGTTTGCGGTATCATGCTTTCAGATGGATCTACTTAATGAAGCTGAAACTGCGTTATGTCCTGCTAATGAGCCTGGCGGAGAG ATTCCAAATGGTGCAGCTGGTCATTATCTTCTTGGCCTTATTTACAG GTACACAGATAGAAGGAAAAGCGCCATTCATCATTTTAGGCTGGCTTTGTCTATAGATCCTTTGCTTTGGGCTGCATACGAGGAGTTGTGTGTATTAG GTGCTGCCGAAGAAGCAACTGTAGTTTTTGGTGAAGCAGCTGCTCTTTGCATTCAAAAGCAGTACTTACATCATGGGGTAACATCCCCAAACTTGCATACGTCCAATGAGGATTATAATTTGGTTTCTTCTCGGAACTTTGGTTCAGAAGATGTCAGTCCAAGGCAATTGAAACACGCACAAGGCAATAACCTTAGAGATATCCCTGGTAATTATCATGGAACAGCAGGGCTGAGCGGAGCTGCTTCTCAGCCTCAAAATGGTGGTCCTTCAAATATGCCATTTTATAATACTCCTTCACCAATGGCCTCACAG TTGTCAGGAGTTGCTCCACCACCTTTGTGTAGAAATGTGCAGCCAAATGGTCCTAATCTTAACACAGTTAATACTGATGGTTCTCCAAGGTCAGTTGTGAACTCTACCATTCAAGCACCTCGTAGAAAGTTTgttgatgaaggaaaattaCGAAAG ATTTCTGGGAGGCTATTTTCTGATTCTGGTCCCCGTCGAAGTACAAGACTTGCTGGAGATGCTGGGGTCAACACAAATGCAAATACCACAGCAGTAGCTGGAAATGGGACTAATAGCTCTTCTAAATACCTTGGAAGTTCTAAGTTTGGTTCTGTGGCACTGCGTTCTGTGACAGTTCGTAAGGGACAATCTTGGGCGAATGAAAATATTGAAGAAG GGATTAAGAATGAGGCATTTGATGATTCTCGTGCAAATATGACTTCTAGTTCATTCCCTTCTGGTGATGTTAAATCCCTTGACCAAGACGGGGCAACTGTTCCAATTGGTGGGGTTGTTATCAGCAGCTCGAAAATCATAAGTGGTGCTTCAGAAGTATTAGGCCTTTTGAGAACCCTTGGGGAAGGCTACAGACTTTCGTGCCTGTATAGGTGTCAG GATGCACTGGATACATATCTGAAACTTCCACATAAACATTATAATACGAGCTGGGTGCTGTCCCAG GTTGGAAAAGCACATTTTGAGTTGGTAGATTACTTAGAAGCTGACCGGACATTTAGTCTTGCACGTCGAATGTCACCTTACAGCTTAGAAGGAATGGATATTTACTCCACTGTTCTATAT CATTTGAAGGAAGATATGAAGTTGAGTTACTTAGCCCAGGAACTGATATCAACCGACCGCTTAGCTCCTCAATCATG GTGTGCCATGGGAAACTGCTACAGCTTGCAGAAAGACCATGAAACTGCTTTGAAAAATTTCCAACGAGCTGTGCAACTGAATTCGAGATTTGCATATGCCCACACCCTTTGTGGTCATGA GTATGTAGCTTTAGAAGATTTTGAGAATGGAATCAAGAGCTACCAGAATGCCCTTAGGATTGATTCAAGGCATTATAATTCCTGGTATGGGCTAGGAATGATCTTTCTCCGTCAAGAGAAGTTTGAGTTTTCAGAGCATCACTTCGGAATGGCTTTTCACATAAATCCACGTTCTTCTGTTATAATGTCTTATCTTGGAACTGCTATGCATGCCCTAAAG AGAAGTGAGGATGCTATCAAGATAATGGACAGGGCAATTTTAGCAGACAGAAAAAACCCTCTTCCCATGTATCAAAAGGCTAATATACTAATGAGCTTGGAGAAATTTGATGATGCTCTAAAAGTTCTAGAGGCACTTAAAGAGTATGCCCCTCGTGAAAGCAGCGTGTATGCTTTGATGGGTAAAATCTATAAGCGGCGTAACATGCATGAAAAGGCCATGCTTCATTTTGGTATTGCTTTGGATTTAAAACCATCGGCGGCCGATGTTGCTACAATTAAG GCTGCCATTGAGAAGTTGCATGTGCCGGATGAATTAGAAGATAACCTGTGA
- the LOC18588528 gene encoding lachrymatory-factor synthase, translating to MANDQHQPKWEGKAFAELAGPKAEQVWPLLQDFFGLDKWFPTLTTCLPVEGVSGQPGCVRFCAGFKAPVNGSDEGTVNWTKQKLLSIDPSEMAFSYSIVDGNVGFNGYVSTVKVLPKEAGCDIDWKYEVEPVKGWTLKDLDFFIASGLQVMAQRMEAALRVFQASMDQ from the coding sequence ATGGCTAATGATCAGCACCAACCAAAATGGGAAGGGAAGGCGTTTGCAGAGCTAGCAGGCCCCAAAGCAGAACAAGTCTGGCCTCTCTTACAAGATTTTTTCGGCTTAGACAAGTGGTTCCCAACTCTGACCACTTGCCTCCCTGTGGAAGGCGTGTCTGGGCAACCTGGGTGCGTTCGATTTTGTGCCGGCTTCAAAGCTCCAGTAAATGGCAGTGACGAAGGAACTGTGAATTGGACTAAGCAGAAACTGCTGTCCATTGATCCAAGTGAAATGGCTTTTAGCTATTCCATTGTGGATGGCAATGTTGGTTTCAACGGTTACGTATCGACAGTGAAAGTGTTGCCAAAGGAAGCAGGGTGTGACATTGACTGGAAGTACGAAGTGGAGCCCGTAAAAGGCTGGACACTGAAGGATTTGGATTTCTTCATCGCTTCTGGTTTGCAAGTCATGGCTCAGAGAATGGAAGCCGCTCTCCGAGTTTTCCAAGCTTCAATGGACCAGTAA